One window of Aspergillus oryzae RIB40 DNA, chromosome 3 genomic DNA carries:
- a CDS encoding uncharacterized protein (alpha-glucosidases, family 31 of glycosyl hydrolases), giving the protein MSVPVYTSARMSPTSSSNFRFDCLNSGPSHRAGIPPARVMPPLTSFRVSHFVLIFISLKGMSMKNEQSFSLSDHSSQAITAFPKSLRQHRLVPFVSSKTNKGFNENVFRSLYSSPNEKQGWSGSGRNVKQIQFILFEASFHWLVCVVFTSPSKSQADIQNKANKLPGNRRPSCVYVLYVFLNVVKGTKTELDRDHGRISLEGQSGVTRQTAWTKCGESHVFEMEKYVFPTKPKANAGSIVSGPKYRFTVLTDRLLRFEWAEDGQFEDRASTFAINRDLPVPEFRIIDNDGLEIITEHFHLSYDKKRFSPNGMVAHLSAKTTKYGTEWRFGTPSTLNLGGTARTLDLCDGRCDMGDGVLSKAGFAVIDDSESMLFDGQGFVVSRPAGDRVDGYFFAYGRNYKAAIKAFYAVSGKQPVVPRYALGNWWSRYHPYRQEEYLELMDKFHKMDIPLSVAVLDMDWHLVSDEQVPHAGWTGYTWNKKLLPDPAMFARELHERNLKITLNDHPHDGIHSHEDSYEEMAKFLGRDTSHKTPILFDSTDPKFMDAYLNILHRNLEAVGCDFWWIDWQQGPYSKIPGIDPMWMLNHFAYLDHGRDGKIPLILSRYAGPGSHRYPLGFSGDTVVTWASLEFQPEFTATASNIGYGWWSHDIGGHIHGGRDDELVTRWVQLGVFSPIMRLHSSSSRWMSKEPWLYSDECRSAMTQFLRFRHRLVPFLYTRNIICAKEDEPLVQPMYWEYPGREEAYSVPNQFIFGSELVVAPIVQPRDKRTGLASVKAWLPPVGQLVDIFTGTVYDGDRELTLYRPLYGYPVLAREGSIIPLDASPSNGCLNPGAFDVFVVVGKDGYTNVLEDSRDDRLQEDDNARDGKQRVSTIRYAQAEGNLTAEVTGRVWTFYFLGITSVPQNLRVLVNGIDRTEDAIVDVYSYPKGQNLNVRCPYESDERYVITIELGRSPQLSAMDHIPRIEAMIMDYQIEFQMKNKLWDAVQGFHDRPLNVTIGRLTALGYDEAIMGPILELILADSRTVKV; this is encoded by the exons ATGTCAGTTCCTGTATACACCAGTGCGCGCATGTCTCCTACAAGTTCTTCGAATTTCAGGTTTGACTGCTTGAATTCTGGGCCCAGCCATCGAGCCGGGATTCCA CCAGCAAGAGTAATGCCACCGCTGACTTCCTTCAGGGTTTCGCATTTTGTGCTCATTTTCATATCATTAAAGGGCATGTCCATGAAAAATGAGCAATCATTTAGTTTGTCTGATCATTCCTCGCAAGCAATCACGGCATTTCCGAAGAGCCTCCGGCAGCACAGACTAGTACCCTTCGTTTCGTCTAAAACCAACAAAGGCTTCAATGAGAATGTCTTTCGGTCCTTATATTCAAGCCCAAATGAGAAGCAAGGTTGGTCAGGCAGTGGTCGAAACGTTAAGCAAATCCAATTCATT CTATTTGAAGCGTCATTTCACTGGCTAGTCTGTGTTGTGTTCACGTCCCCTTCCAAAAGCCAAGCAGACATTCAGAATAAAGCCAATAAACTGCCCGGCAACCGGAGACCGTCATGTGTCTATGTCCTGTACGTATTCTTAAACGTCGTCAAAGGAACTAAAACGGAATTGGATCGAGATCATGGGAGGATATCGTTGGAGGGTCAATCCGGAGTGACACGTCAAACAGCTTGGACGAAATGCGGGGAGTCTCACGTG TTCGAAATGGAAAAATACGTTTTCCCCACGAAGCCCAAAGCTAATGCGGGTTCGATTGTCTCTGGCCCAAAATATCGCTTTACCGTCCTTACCGATCGTCTGCTGCGTTTTGAATGGGCGGAAGATGGTCAGTTTGAAGATCGAGCTTCCACTTTTGCCATCAACCGTGACCTTCCAGTCCCCGAGTTTAGAATAATTGACAACGACGGATTAGAGATCATCACAGAGCACTTTCACCTGAGTTATGACAAGAAGAGATTCAGTCCCAACGGCATGGTCGCTCATCTGAGCGCGAAAACGACCAAGTATGGAACCGAATGGCGATTTGGGACTCCGTCCACTCTCAACTTGGGAGGGACGGCAAGAACATTGGACCTATGCGATGGTCGATGTGACATGGGAGATGGAGTCCTGTCGAAAGCTGGCTTTGCAGTGATAGATGATTCCGAGTCCATGCTCTTTGATGGACAGGGCTTTGTCGTGAGCCGGCCAGCCGGAGACCGAGTAGATGGATATTTCTTCGCCTACGGTCGCAATTATAAGGCAGCGATAAAAGCATTTTATGCTGTATCTGGCAAACAGCCAGTCGTACCTCGATACGCTTTAGGCAACTGGTGGAGTCGTTACCATCCATATCGACAGGAGGAGTATCTCGAACTCATGGACAAGTTCCACAAGATGGATATTCCATTGTCTGTCGCGGTTCTCGACATGGATTGGCATTTGGTGTCAGATGAGCAAGTGCCACATGCTGGGTGGACAGGGTATACGTGGAATAAGAAGCTGTTGCCCGACCCGGCAATGTTCGCGCGTGAACTTCACGAACGCAACCTGAAGATAACATTGAATGACCATCCCCACGATGGGATCCACTCTCACGAAGATTCTTACGAAGAAATGGCAAAGTTTCTGGGTCGCGATACGAGCCATAAAACCCCGATACTATTTGATTCAACCGACCCGAAGTTTATGGATGCTTACCTCAACATTCTTCACCGAAACCTTGAAGCCGTAGGATGTGATTTTTGGTGGATCGATTGGCAGCAGGGGCCTTACTCAAAGATCCCTGGAATTGACCCCATGTGGATGCTGAATCATTTCGCTTATCTCGATCATGGACGAGATGGCAAGATCCCGCTCATCCTCTCCCGATATGCTGGCCCCGGAAGTCATCGATATCCCCTGGGTTTCTCCGGTGACACAGTGGTGACCTGGGCATCACTCGAGTTCCAACCAGAATTTACAGCGACTGCATCGAATATTGGGTACGGGTGGTGGAGCCACGATATTGGCGGCCACATTCATGGTGGCCGTGATGACGAGCTTGTCACTCGATGGGTGCAGCTGGGAGTCTTTTCACCTATCATGCGACTgcattcatcatcgtcgcGGTGGATGTCTAAGGAGCCATGGTTGTATAGTGATGAGTGTCGGTCAGCTATGACACAATTTTTGAGATTTAGACACAGATTGGTGCCATTCCTCTACACACGGAACATAATTTGCGCAAAAGAGGATGAGCCGCTTGTACAACCAATGTACTGGGAGTACCCAGGACGCGAAGAGGCATACTCCGTTCCAAACCAATTCATCTTCGGATCTGAGCTGGTAGTCGCTCCAATCGTGCAGCCACGGGACAAACGGACTGGCCTGGCATCGGTGAAAGCCTGGCTGCCTCCCGTTGGACAACTCGTTGATATCTTTACTGGCACAGTCTATGACGGGGATCGCGAGCTGACCTTATATCGGCCCTTGTATGGGTACCCGGTCCTGGCTCGGGAGGGATCAATTATACCTTTAGACGCTTCTCCCAGCAACGGCTGCCTTAACCCGGGTGCCTTCGACGTTTTCGTCGTGGTCGGTAAAGATGGGTATACTAATGTTCTCGAAGATAGCCGAGATGATAGACTACAGGAGGATGATAATGCCAGGGATGGAAAGCAACGGGTCTCCACCATCCGATATGCACAGGCCGAAGGAAACCTTACTGCGGAGGTCACCGGCAGAGTGTGGACGTTCTACTTCCTTGGCATTACCTCTGTACCACAGAATCTCAGGGTATTGGTTAATGGAATTGACCGAACAGAGGATGCTATTGTGGACGTCTATAGCTATCCGAAAGGACAAAATCTTAATGTCAGGTGTCCGTACGAGTCGGATGAACGATACGTTATCACTATTGAACTGGGGCGAAGCCCCCAGCTGAGTGCAATGGATCACATTCCTCGTATTGAAGCAATGATCATGGACTACCAGATTGAGTTccagatgaagaacaagctgTGGGATGCTGTGCAGGGGTTTCACGACCGGCCTCTCAATGTGACGATTGGACGCTTGACCGCACTGGGTTATGACGAGGCCATTATGGGGCCCATTCTTGAGTTGATATTAGCAGATAGTAGAACAGTGAAAGTGTAG
- a CDS encoding uncharacterized protein (predicted protein) — translation MLTTFWPHTEYAEDQPFPKLILTSHVLDRSFQAGSLLGSTTGLIRIGLLAYQPTSNNKFYTRYIIPPGSTPATLLMRSTGTGAVIGLGAMAAMLPYYLVKWDPIEWQDRSWRLLENPGQVEVDTWGFAGAVMGVTGLVVLARRNGRMFQLTGHEEVSSLVLLRALGWRNVFASAGMGSLSGVLGYLGWRYGVMGGKR, via the coding sequence ATGCTAACCACATTCTGGCCACACACAGAATACGCCGAAGACCAACCCTTCCCCAAACTCATCCTCACCAGCCACGTCCTCGACCGCAGCTTCCAAGCCGGTTCCCTCCTCGGAAGCACTACCGGGCTCATTCGAATAGGACTCCTAGCCTATCAaccaacctccaacaacaAATTCTACACCAGATATATCATCCCCCCAGGATCAACCCCAGCTACTCTCCTTATGCGATCGACAGGCACAGGTGCCGTCATCGGTCTCGgggccatggctgccatgCTACCATATTATCTGGTGAAATGGGACCCGATTGAATGGCAAGATCGTAGTTGGAGATTGCTGGAGAACCCGGGGCAGGTGGAGGTGGATACGTGGGGGTTTGCGGGTGCGGTGATGGGGGTAACGGGGTTGGTGGTTCTGGCGAGGCGGAATGGGAGGATGTTTCAGTTGACGGGGCATGAGGAGGTTTCGTCGTTGGTTTTGCTCAGAGCTCTTGGGTGGAGGAATGTTTTTGCTAGTGCTGGGATGGGGAGTTTGTCCGGGGTTCTTGGGTATTTGGGGTGGAGGTATGGGGTTATGGGTGGGAAGAGGTAA
- a CDS encoding oleate hydratase (myosin-crossreactive antigen) produces MTHKESSARRDPGDVQAWLIGGGIASLAAAVHLINDAKVPGEHIHLLDEHKHAGGGMQSFGDAENGYVLRTPCLPYFHDICVQDLLSYVPSPGDPNQSIMDVVRASESGEGEKPTASSRLVEQRSTGLEKVDDRQFHLGIKHRWDLIKLMVEGEKAVADKAIKDLFDESFFNSHFWTLWSTTFAMRPEHGAVEFQRHMRKYLEKIKDINNVSALDRTQYTLHDSVILPIIAYLEKEGVDFRFNAKVTDLVMYPEGDPTTISEIKLVHDDNSPSLVIIDPMDIVIVTLGSVSSGSAVGSNNAPPKWEAWDALEDTIMEDWSLWNKVSGMATRKFGNPVPFRSHIKESKVVTFTITLKDSTFLEDYQRMTHNEPGSAALVSFVKSNWNLSLSVPSQPLFANQPANVHVVWGYGNDPEKPGNFVHKPMQDCSGKEILLEVLGHLGIDQERILPSANTIPYIIPLATASLLKRSHFDRPEVVPHNATNMAFVGQFVEIPHDTTFSMEYSVRSAQMAVYNLMGLSKRPPPVKTNVLLEVFGLLA; encoded by the exons ATGACGCACAAAGAGAGTTCTGCTCGACGAGACCCTGGGGATGTACAGGCCTGGTTGATTGGCGGCGGCATCGCGTCGCTAGCTGCCGCCGTTCACTTGATCAACGATGCCAAGGTTCCCGGAGAACATATCCATCTACTTGACGAGCATAAACACGCTGGCGGAGGGATGCAAAGCTTCGGTGATGCAGAAAATGGCTACGTGCTGCGTACTCCCTGTCTTCCATACTTCCATGATATCTGTGTCCAGGACCTTCTATCTTATGTTCCTAGTCCTGGGGACCCTAATCAGTCCATCATGGATGTAGTGCGAGCGTCTGAGAGcggggaaggggagaagcCTACTGCATCATCTCGGCTAGTAGAACAGCGTTCGACGGGCCTCGAGAAAGTCGATGATCGACAGTTTCATTTGGGTATTAAACACCGATGGGATCTCATCAAGCTCATGGTTGAAGGCGAAAAAGCGGTTGCCGACAAGGCTATCAAAGACCTTTTTGATGAGTCGTTCTTTAACTCCCATTTCTGGACGCTGTGGTCTACAAC CTTTGCCATGCGACCCGAACATGGAGCGGTCGAGTTCCAGAGACACATGCGCAAGTACCTTGAAAAGATCAAAGACATCAATAATGTCAGTGCATTGGACCGCACTCAGTATACGCTCCATGATTCCGTCATCCTCCCTATAATTGCGtatctggagaaggaaggcgTCGACTTCCGGTTCAACGCTAAAGTAACTGATCTCGTCATGTACCCGGAGGGCGACCCAACGACAATCTCTGAAATCAAACTCGTCCACGATGATAACAGCCCCTCGCTCGTGATTATTGACCCCATGGACATTGTTATTGTTACTCTTGGCTCTGTCAGTTCGGGATCTGCGGTCGGATCCAACAATGCACCACCCAAATGGGAGGCATGGGATGCTCTAGAGGATACAATCATGGAAGACTGGTCCTTATGGAACAAGGTCTCTGGAATGGCTACCAGGAAATTCGGGAATCCCGTGCCCTTCCGTTCTCATATCAAAGAGTCCAAGGTCGTAACATTCACCATCACCTTGAAGGATTCTACATTCCTCGAAGACTACCAAAGGATGACGCACAACGAACCCGGCTCAGCGGCCTTGGTATCCTTTGTTAAAAGCAACTGGAACTTAAGTCTCAGCGTACCATCTCAGCCCCTCTTCGCCAACCAACCGGCCAACGTTCACGTTGTCTGGGGATATGGCAATGACCCCGAGAAGCCCGGCAATTTCGTGCACAAGCCGATGCAGGATTGCAGCGGGAAGGAGATACTATTAGAAGTGCTTGGCCACCTGGGTATCGATCAGGAAAGAATTCTCCCTAGTGCTAACACTATCCCCTACATCATCCCATTGGCCACGGCATCGTTGCTGAAACGGTCTCACTTTGACCGTCCCGAGGTAGTTCCCCATAATGCGACCAATATGGCGTTCGTGGGTCAGTTTGTGGAGATCCCGCACGATACGACTTTTAGTATGGAATATAGTGTGCGTAGCGCTCAGATGGCGGTATATAATTTGATGGGACTTTCGAAGCGTCCTCCGCCGGTTAAGACGAACGTGTTGCTGGAGGTGTTTGGATTGCTGGCTTGA
- a CDS encoding uncharacterized protein (predicted protein): MHFSVFHILLASLISIAQLASGQGTDGCNVPPAIITNFTWHNSTYNCGCDDGGCLPTGLHGGPGCGQPDMVEATFSQRSPTYNDTLTCGASDPGSVPARAIPGGPFNCRSLGRHFIFTVNGTEGTLTYVEPNFIWWVRRQHYLCTLRSFEILLVCRANPPFSLNRMRSWVFIELRPQLPK; the protein is encoded by the exons ATGCATTTCTCAgtcttccacatcctcctGGCCTCCTTAATATCCATTGCGCAGCTGGCCTCTGGCCAAGGCACCGACGGCTGCAACGTCCCTCCCGCCATCATTACCAACTTTACCTGGCACAATAGCACTTACAATTGCGGATGCGATGATGGTGGCTGCCTTCCAACGGGTCTTCATGGCGGTCCCGGCTGTGGTCAACCAGATATGGTGGAAGCAACATTCTCTCAGCGATCTCCAACATACAATGACACGTTGACCTGCGGCGCATCTGACCCAGGTAGCGTTCCTGCTCGAGCGATTCCCGGTGGACCATTCAACTGTCGATCACTTGGACGGCATTTCATCTTCACGGTGAATGGCACCGAAGGAACACTTACCTATGTGGAGCCTAACTTTATTTGGTGGGTTCGACGACAGCATTATTTGTGTACCCTACGCA GTTTCGAAATTCTACTTGTGTGCAGAGCGAACCCACCTTTCAGCTTGAACCGGATGAGGTCGTGGGTATTCATTGAGCTTCGTCCACAGTTACCGAAATGA
- a CDS encoding alpha/beta hydrolase (predicted protein): MKPTVVFVPGAWLVPEFYRPFLEAVQAAGFPTYTAELPSLDPVDPTATDCATDAASIRRLVFSLVEDEGRDVVLVMHSYASMPGGAAAVGLSKSERVQQEKKGGVLGLVCMGAFLVPEGVSCAGTQGGNLPPWILLDQPSTGLNIPDQPEKTFAADVSEEQALAISSVIKPHASLAFFSAQPSPAWADPAYTGRLSYVVTTEDLAVPKVSQYGMMSGTGQNWHVREIESSHCAPFITKVAESVGILQDFIQTFERL, encoded by the exons ATGAAACCAACTGTTGTGTTCGTGCCGGGTGCGTGGCTTGTTCCCGAGTTCTACAGACCCTTCTTGGAAGCGGTTCAGGCTGCGGGGTTTCCAACATATACAGCTGAGCTCCCGTCTCTGGATCCAGTTGATCCGACCGCGACTGATTGTGCGACGGACGCTGCGAGCATCCGGCGTCTTGTATTCTCCTtggtggaagatgagggTCGCGATGTGGTACTAGTGATGCATTCATACGCGAGTATGCCGGGAGGTGCCGCTGCCGTAGGACTCTCAAAGTCAGAGAGAGtccaacaagagaagaaaggaggcGTACTGGGATTAGTGTGCATGGGTGCATTTCTGGTCCCCGAAGGCGTCAGCTGTGCTGGGACGCAAGGTGGCAATCTACCACCGTGGATCTTATTAGATCAG CCATCTACTGGCCTCAATATACCTGATCAGCCAGAGAAGACCTTCGCTGCAGATGTCAGTGAGGAGCAAGCGCTAGCGATAAGCAGTGTGATCAAGCCGCATGCCAGCCTCGCCTTTTTCTCAGCCCAGCCTTCCCCTGCATGGGCTGACCCTGCCTATACCGGGAGGTTGTCATATGTTGTAACCACCGAGGATTTGGCTGTTCCTAAGGTCTCCCAGTACGGCATGATGTCGGGGACAGGTCAGAACTGGCATGTGCGGGAAATTGAGAGCAGCCACTGTGCACCGTTCATCACCAAAGTGGCGGAAAGTGTGGGGATCTTGCAGGATTTCATTCAGACATTTGAGAGACTGTGA
- a CDS encoding SDR family NAD(P)-dependent oxidoreductase (dehydrogenases with different specificities (related to short-chain alcohol dehydrogenases)) has translation MSRLVNNIAIVTGSSSGIRRAIALKFSREGAVVVCADIREIARTEILTETEIATHDLITQNGGTAVFLRVDVSKAEDVERLICTMINNAGVSAEADNPRPIWDFSQEIWDKDIALNSTGVFLGCKYASAQMIQQDHVPCGDRDWIVNIISVFGLTGAASIAGYVASKHATMGVTKVAAWDCAPHRIHVNAICPGYKVLLLVHIITLLDTDTAFISGISGEVRGFVQQLHPFRGLGKPEDVANAAIFLASEENTWVTGIGLPVKGGYTSL, from the exons ATGTCACGACTTGTCAACAATATTGCAATTGTCACTGGGTCTTCCAGCGGAATTAGACGTGCCATCGCACTAAAATTTTCACGAGAAGGCGCAGTGGTCGTCTGCGCTGATATCCGGGAGATAGCAAGAACAGAAATACTTACTGAAACCGAAATTGCGACGCATGATCTGATTACCCAAAATGGAGGCACCGCTGTGTTTCTGAGAGTGGATGTCTCAAAAGCtgaagatgtggaaagaCTG ATATGTAC AATGATCAACAACGCCGGAGTTTCCGCCGAAGCTGATAATCCAAGACCTATCTGGGACTTTTCACAAGAGATCTGGGACAAGGATATTGCCCTTAATTCGACTGGTGTGTTCCTGGGATGCAAATACGCCTCTGCTCAGATGATACAGCAGGACCATGTACCATGTGGGGATAGGGACTGGATTGTCAATATTATCAGTGTCTTCGGATTGACCGGGGCTGCGTCTATAGCAGGATACGTAGCTTCCAAGCATGCCACAATGGGAGTTACGAAAGTTGCGGCGTGGGACTGTGCGCCTCATCGCATCCACGTGAATGCGATTTGTCCGGGTTATAA GGTGTTATTATTGGTTCACATAATAACCTTGCTAGACACGGATACTGCATTCATTTCAGGAATCTCTGGAGAAGTCAGAGGATTTGTTCAGCAATTACATCCCTTCCGTGGCCTGGGCAAACCTGAGGACGTCGCAAATgctgccatcttcttggcATCTGAGGAGAATACTTGGGTTACTGGCATTGGGCTTCCTGTCAAAGGAGGTTATACTTCGCTGTAA
- a CDS encoding aromatic alcohol reductase (predicted protein) gives MPKVETVAIAGASGTLGPYVFQALVNAGFRVSILTRSQKPGAYASNIKVFEVDFNSVKSLTAALQGVDVVVSTVGVAAVDNQNVLIDAAIAAGVKRFIPSEFSSVTTNPKLETLPLYSSMFKIRNYLQEKTAAGELSWTVLACGAFLDSVLDSPILLDFQNHTVTMLDEGDNRISSTSLPGVGRAIVAILQNFDATENRVIRVSEAILTQNQLIGFAKELRPDIKWRTSKERTNVLLQESLEQFGAGDFSMAAFIKLIKGTALAGDTYGSAFDVTDNELLGIKELAPADLKKLIAEKLA, from the exons ATGCCTAAAGTTGAAACTGTTGCGATCGCTGGC GCATCTGGCACCTTGGGACCCTACGTATTCCAAGCACTTGTCAATGCAGGCTTCCGAGTCTCGATTCTCACTCGTTCTCAAAAGCCTGGCGCATATGCTTCGAACATCAAGGTCTTCGAAGTTGACTTCAATTCAGTGAAGTCGTTAACCGCTGCACTTCAAGGTGTGGACGTTGTCGTATCCACTGTGGGTGTTGCCGCAGTCGACAATCAAAATGTGCTTATCGACGCCGCCATTGCCGCAGGAGTGAAGCGTTTCATTCCTTCCGAATTTAGCAGTGTTACCACCAATCCAAAGCTCGAAACTCTTCCCCTCTATAGCTCCATGTTTAAGATCCGGAACTATCTCCAGGAAAAGACAGCAGCTGGAGAATTGTCATGGACCGTTCTTGCATGTGGCGCCTTCTTGGACTCTGTTTTGGACTCTCCAATTTTGCTGGACTTTCAGAACCACACAGTGACTATGCTCGACGAAGGCGACAATCGGATCAGTTCTACCTCCTTGCCTGGGGTGGGGAGAGCTATAGTTGCAATCCTGCAAAATTTTGACGCCACGGAGAACAGAGTCATACGTGTATCAGAGGCGATTTTGACTCAAAACCAGCTGATTGGGTTTGCAAAGGAGCTTCGGCCTGACATCAAGTGGAGGACCAGCAAAGAGCGAACAAACGTACTTTTGCAGGAGAGTCTGGAACAATTTGGTGCCGGTGACTTCAGTATGGCGGCCTTCATCAAACTGATTAAAGGTACGGCTCTCGCTGGTGATACCTATGGTAGCGCATTTGATGTAACGGATAACGAGCTGCTTGGCATCAAAGAATTGGCACCAGcagacttgaagaagcttatCGCCGAGAAACTCGCCTAG
- a CDS encoding Zn(II)2Cys6 transcription factor (predicted protein) has protein sequence MVDKQTKPNSKSRRTSSKRSRTGCRTCRARHLKCDESPGACRNCTSTGRTCDGYDLYRLPIATTKVARAQITPALVDGLRWVMTSDERRCFSHFQHHTIPTLLALYDSLLWQKLVMQMSYSEPAVYHATNALSAIHQDIEANGIPLPGQGVDSPWNRFALEQSNRAISFLTIRHATSDPHLQTVVLLCCLLFVMQELLLGHYDSAYKHLQSGVRILKDLKADIQLINGSETKLPFDKCLIETFLHLDSQLMYGGVGGPLSSLDRELEYTPGESQDIYGEYNSLQEVRHAFSCLMRKRFRFLSRTQELSAEDIKSNYEALHLKQQQILSQLYRVAWKLEAFSARSYTQLTEKDQRGLDMIDLALKSITLGARRCFIRSNSLVKLYTPEYDALMLEIEDVMCKLPDRPSMVLDVGVIIPLYYVALGCSDYGVRRRAIKLLRSWPHFEGAFDSNMVALVAEELIKAEQMMEEEYEPGSCKSEDQMEPRASEERQTQITGDIHSKRWPTAGQNTYSLDDCLKTNNCLERMRRPKMIGWKDSYS, from the exons ATGGTCGATAAGCAAACGAAACCGAATTCTAAGAGCCGTAGGACCAGCAGCAAGCGGTCCAGAACGGGATGTCGAACATGCCG AGCACGACATTTAAAATGTGACGAGAGTCCCGGCGCGTGTCGAAATTGTACCTCCACCGGCCGAACCTGTGATGGGTATGACCTCTATCGACTGCCTATAGCAACGACCAAAGTCGCCAGGGCACAAATCACCCCGGCACTAGTTGACGGCCTGCGCTGGGTTATGACCTCCGATGAACGTCGTTGTTTCTCTCATTTCCAGCACCACACCATCCCGACCTTGTTAGCACTGTACGACTCGTTGCTTTGGCAAAAGCTTGTCATGCAGATGAGTTACTCTGAACCAGCAGTTTACCATGCGACAAATGCCTTGAGTGCTATCCACCAGGATATTGAAGCGAATGGAATCCCACTTCCAGGTCAGGGTGTGGATAGTCCTTGGAATCGGTTTGCCCTGGAGCAATCGAATCGggcgatttcttttctcactATACGCCATGCTACCTCGGATCCTCATTTACAGACTGTTGTACTGCTCTGTTGTCTGCTGTTTGTTATGCAGGAGTTGCTCCTTGGTCATTACGATAGTGCGTACAAACATTTACAAAGTGGCGTACGCATTCTAAAGGATTTGAAAGCGGATATACAGCTTATCAATGGAAGTGAGACAAAATTACCCTTTGACAAATGCCTCATTGAGACATTCCTTCATCTGGACAGCCAGCTAATGTACGGCGGGGTTGGCGGTCCGCTCTCAAGTCTAGACAGGGAGCTGGAATACACTCCGGGTGAATCACAGGATATCTATGGAGAATATAACAGTCTCCAAGAGGTGAGACATGCGTTTAGCTGTCTAATGAGGAAACGTTTCCGGTTCCTCTCACGAACACAAGAGCTTTCTGCAGAGGACATCAAATCTAACTATGAAGCGTTGCACTTGAAACAACAACAGATTCTGTCTCAGTTGTACCGCGTCGCCTGGAAGCTTGAAGCATTCTCGGCTCGCTCATACACCCAACTTACAGAGAAGGACCAGCGAGGACTCGATATGATCGACCTTGCATTGAAGAGTATAACACTCGGAGCTCGAAGATGCTTTATCCGCTCAAATTCACTGGTCAAGCTTTACACGCCTGAATATGACGCTCTTATGTTAGAGATTGAAGATGTCATGTGCAAGCTACCAGACCGCCCTAGTATGGTCCTTGACGTTGGGGTCATTATTCCCCTCTATTATGTGGCGCTGGGGTGCAGTGACTATGGCGTGCGTCGGAGAGCAATCAAATTACTCCGCAGTTGGCCACATTTCGAAGGGGCTTTTGATTCGAACATGGTGGCTCTTGTAGCTGAAGAATTGATTAAGGCTGAGCagatgatggaagaggaGTATGAACCTGGGAGCTGTAAGTCGGAGGATCAAATGGAACCAAGGGCATCGGAGGAACGACAGACACAGATCACTGGAGACATTCACAGCAAAAGGTGGCCTACTGCAGGACAGAACACTTATTCCCTGGACGATTGCCTGAAAACCAATAATTGTTTGGAAA GGATGCGTCGACCAAAAATGATTGGCTGGAAAGATAGCTATTCCTAG
- a CDS encoding glycoside hydrolase family 11 protein (predicted protein), with amino-acid sequence MVSATRLLLLLPFLGALASPTDPTPNEPVGRGEKSYDLLQEIGESIFNATSEDKLQGRSTDLRTSKDGVNSAGYYYSLYNDNHAGADYTEFPDSGRFQLKWNTNKEFLGGKGYRGGSTRKLTWDGHFKADGDYTLAVYGWTTDPVTEWYVVEQHGTGTPGNGHILGQVNVDGGVYDVYMIPYRNVPKIYGVTNFNQLWSVRRNPRTTGSVDVTAHFKRWKELGLQPGNPVFQMVTAEGFKGSGNLDFQLH; translated from the exons ATGGTGTCTGCCACTAGACTGCTACTTCTCCTACCTTTTCTCGGGGCTCTGGCGAGTCCTACCGATCCCACGCCTAACGAGCCCGTTGGTCGAGGGGAGAAGTCATacgaccttcttcaggaGATAGGAGAGAGTATCTTCAATGCCACCAGCGAAGATAAACTTCAAGGTCGCTCTACAGACCTCAGAACTAGCAAAGATGGCGTGAACTCCGCGGGATATTACTATTCCCTCTACAACGACAACCATGCGGGCGCCGATTACACCGAGTTTCCTGACAGTGGCCGGTTCCAACTAAAATGGAACACGAACAAAGAGTTCCTGGGCGGAAAGGGCTATCGGGGTGGTAGCACTCG CAAATTGACCTGGGATGGCCACTTCAAGGCTGATGGTGACTACACTCTGGCCGTCTACGGTTGGACTACTGACCCCGTGACTGAGTGGTACGTTGTCGAACAGCACGGCACAGGCACCCCTGGTAACGGTCATATCCTTGGGCAAGTCAATGTTGACGGCGGCGTGTACGACGTCTATATGATTCCGTACAGGAACGTTCCTAAGATCTACGGTGTCACCAACTTCAACCAGCTATGGTCTGTTCGTCGCAATCCTCGCACCACTGGCTCAGTTGATGTTACTGCTCACTTCAAGCGCTGGAAAGAACTCGGACTCCAGCCAGGCAACCCTGTCTTCCAGATGGTCACTGCTGAAGGATTCAAGGGCAGCGGAAACCTTGATTTCCAGCTGCATTAA